From the genome of Primulina eburnea isolate SZY01 chromosome 12, ASM2296580v1, whole genome shotgun sequence, one region includes:
- the LOC140806552 gene encoding BTB/POZ and MATH domain-containing protein 3-like isoform X2, translating to MIVNPYNSLDSSSKSINETVDGSHHFTIRGYSLAKGMGPGKYISSDTFSVGGYEWAIYFYPDGKNVEDSSLYVSVFIALASEGTDVRALFELTLLDQSGKGKHKVHSHFDRALESGPYSLKYRGSMWGYKRFFRRTSLEASDFLKDDCLAMHCTVGVVRTRVEGPKSYNVLVPPSDMGQSFKYLLDTEVSCDVVFQVGDEKFKAHKLILAARSPVFRAQFFGHVGNPNSDRVELEDIEPSIFKALLHFIYSDSLPIFHEIIDSTSMSTYAIMMQHLLAAADRFGLDRLKQLCEAKLCEDVSADTVATTLSLAEQHHCSQLKSICLKFAATNLGGVCSP from the exons ATGATTGTCAATCCCTATAACTCCCTCGATTCCAGctcaaaatcaataaatgaGACGGTGGATGGCTCGCACCACTTTACCATCCGTGGGTACTCCTTGGCTAAGGGTATGGGTCCAGGAAAATACATTTCGTCCGATACTTTCAGCGTGGGTGGCTACGAATGGGCTATCTACTTCTACCCCGACGGGAAGAACGTCGAGGATTCCTCGCTGTATGTGTCTGTTTTCATTGCGTTGGCGAGCGAGGGCACGGATGTGAGAGCACTCTTTGAATTGACTCTTTTGGACCAGAGTGGCAAAGGGAAGCATAAAGTGCACAGTCATTTTGATCGGGCGCTGGAGAGTGGGCCTTACTCTCTGAAATACAGGGGAAGCATGTG GGGATACAAACGGTTTTTTAGGAGGACTTCGTTAGAAGCTTCTGATTTTCTGAAGGATGATTGTCTTGCCATGCATTGTACTGTGGGAGTTGTTAGAACTCGTGTAGAAGGACCAAAATCTTACAATGTTCTCGTCCCACCATCAGACATGGGTCAGAGTTTCAAGTACTTGCTGGATACTGAAGTTAGCTGTGATGTAGTTTTCCAAGTTGGGGACGAGAAATTCAAGGCCCATAAATTGATACTTGCTGCTCGTTCTCCTGTATTTAGAGCACAATTTTTCGGTCATGTTGGAAATCCTAATAGTGACAGAGTAGAACTCGAAGATATTGAACCTTCTATTTTCAAG GCACTGCTACACTTCATTTACTCTGACAGTCTTCCCATTTTTCATGAAATAATTGACTCCACGTCTATGTCCACCTATGCAATCATGATGCAGCATCTACTAGCTGCTGCAGACCGTTTTGGGTTAGATAGATTGAAACAGCTATGTGAAGCAAAATTGTGTGAAGATGTTAGTGCTGATACAGTAGCGACAACTCTTTCTCTAGCAGAGCAGCATCACTGCTCGCAGCTGAAGTCCATATGTTTGAAATTTGCGGCAACAAACTTGGGAGGTGTGTGTAGTCCGTAG
- the LOC140807133 gene encoding probable methyltransferase PMT11 has product MTSNTPSRSADFYGKMKELSYGGGGSNPFKSAAVIKISAFLFVSLVFFYLGNHFSNGSSLQLTFFSSHQSPQSQKPPDSAVVGLSPNLNKSFDLSSLINGTASSPSDGNQQQLRTVAPPPVLLDRTGVVDENGKMTDDFEVGDYDPKVTEDFGSDNVSVGVANGGKGDDRVKVRIEKFQICPEIMREYIPCLDNEEAIKKLNSTEKGEKFERHCPEKGKELNCVIPAPKGYRAPIPWPKSRDEVWFSNVPHARLAEDKGGQNWIAIDKDKFKFPGGGTQFIHGADQYLDQIEKMLPEIAFGRHTRVVLDVGCGVASFGAYLFSRNVTTLSVAPKDVHENQIQFALERGVPAMVAAFATRRLLYPSQAFDLIHCSRCRINWTRDDGILLLEVNRMLRAGGYFAWAAQPVYKHETALEEQWEEMLNLTSRLCWKLVKKEGYIAIWQKPLNNSCYLNREEGTQPPLCEPDDDPDSVWYVDLKPCITRLPEEGYGSNVTAWPERLQNPPDRLQSIQIDAYISRKELFKAESRYWKETIEGYVCALHWREFKLRNVLDMRAGFGGFAAALIENQLDCWVLNVVPVSGHNTLPVIYDRGLIGVMHDWCEPFDTYPRTYDLIHASGLLSVEQKRCNLSTIMLEMDRILRPDGRVYIRDTLAIMDELKEIGTALGWHVSMRDTSEGPHASYRILTCDKRLVRS; this is encoded by the exons ATGACGTCTAACACTCCCTCGAGATCTGCAGATTTCTACGGAAAAATGAAGGAATTGAGCTATGGCGGAGGAGGATCCAATCCATTCAAATCCGCCGCTGTTATCAAAATCTCCGCATTTCTCTTCGTTTCACTCGTGTTCTTCTACTTAGGCAACCATTTCTCTAATGGCTCCTCTCTACAGCTCACGTTCTTCTCCTCTCACCAAAGCCCGCAATCCCAAAAGCCACCGGATTCCGCAGTAGTTGGGCTCTCTCCCAATCTCAACAAAAGCTTCGATCTTTCTTCGCTCATAAACGGTACCGCCTCGTCGCCGAGTGATGGGAATCAACAGCAGTTGCGGACCGTGGCTCCGCCTCCGGTGCTGTTGGACAGGACGGGGGTGGTGGATGAGAATGGGAAGATGACGGACGATTTTGAGGTGGGGGATTATGACCCGAAGGTGACGGAGGATTTTGGGAGTGATAACGTGAGTGTGGGTGTGGCGAATGGTGGGAAAGGAGATGATAGGGTTAAGGTTAGAATTGAGAAGTTTCAGATATGTCCGGAGATAATGAGGGAGTATATACCGTGTTTGGACAACGAAGAGGCGATTAAGAAGCTGAATTCCACGGAGAAAGGTGAGAAATTTGAGCGGCATTGCCCCGAGAAGGGGAAGGAGTTGAATTGCGTGATCCCTGCTCCTAAAGGGTACAGAGCTCCCATTCCATGGCCCAAAAGTCGTGACGAG GTGTGGTTTAGCAATGTTCCTCATGCTCGTCTAGCTGAGGATAAAGGGGGTCAGAATTGGATCGCAATTGACAAGGACAAGTTCAAGTTTCCTGGAGGTGGTACCCAGTTCATTCACGGAGCAGATCAGTACTTGGATCAGATTGAAAAG ATGCTCCCGGAGATTGCGTTTGGCCGACATACTCGAGTTGTTCTGGATGTTGGCTGTGGCGTTGCAAGTTTTGGCGCTTACTTATTTTCTAGGAATGTCACCACCTTATCTGTGGCCCCAAAAGATGTTCATGAGAACCAAATTCAGTTTGCACTTGAGCGTGGAGTACCTGCAATGGTGGCTGCATTCGCAACTCGACGGCTGCTTTATCCAAGTCAGGCATTTGACTTGATACATTGTTCCAGGTGTAGGATCAACTGGACTCGGGATG ATGGGATCTTGCTACTTGAGGTCAATAGGATGCTTCGAGCTGGTGGATATTTTGCTTGGGCCGCACAACCTGTTTATAAGCATGAAACAGCCCTTGAAGAACAATGGGAAG AGATGCTTAACCTTACCAGTCGTCTTTGTTGGAAACTTGTAAAGAAGGAGGGTTACATTGCGATATGGCAGAAGCCCTTGAATAACAGCTGCTATTTGAACCGCGAGGAGGGAACCCAACCACCATTGTGTGAACCTGATGATGATCCAGATAGTGTGTG GTATGTTGATTTGAAGCCATGCATAACCCGTTTGCCTGAAGAAGGATATGGATCAAATGTCACCGCTTGGCCAGAACGCTTGCAGAACCCTCCAGATAGGCTTCAGAGCATACAAATTGATGCATACATATCAAGGAAAGAGCTTTTCAAGGCAGAATCAAGATATTGGAAAGAAACAATTGAAGGTTATGTATGCGCTTTACATTGGCGTGAGTTCAAACTTCGAAATGTGTTGGATATGAGAGCAGGCTTTGGAGG TTTTGCAGCAGCACTAATTGAAAACCAGTTGGATTGTTGGGTGCTCAATGTTGTCCCAGTTAGTGGACACAATACATTGCCTGTCATATATGATCGTGGCCTCATAGGAGTTATGCACGATTG GTGTGAGCCATTCGATACATATCCGAGAACATATGACTTAATTCATGCTTCTGGACTTCTATCAGTTGAGCAAAAAAG ATGCAATCTCTCCACCATCATGCTTGAAATGGATCGAATTTTGAGGCCTGATGGACGTGTATATATTCGTGATACTCTCGCTATAATGGATGAACTTAAAGAGATTGGAACAGCCTTGGGTTGGCATGTATCAATGAGGGATACATCTGAGGGTCCTCATGCCAGTTATAGGATCTTGACATGCGACAAACGACTAGTACGTTCGTAA
- the LOC140806552 gene encoding BTB/POZ and MATH domain-containing protein 3-like isoform X1: MIVNPYNSLDSSSKSINETVDGSHHFTIRGYSLAKGMGPGKYISSDTFSVGGYEWAIYFYPDGKNVEDSSLYVSVFIALASEGTDVRALFELTLLDQSGKGKHKVHSHFDRALESGPYSLKYRGSMWGYKRFFRRTSLEASDFLKDDCLAMHCTVGVVRTRVEGPKSYNVLVPPSDMGQSFKYLLDTEVSCDVVFQVGDEKFKAHKLILAARSPVFRAQFFGHVGNPNSDRVELEDIEPSIFKALLHFIYSDSLPIFHEIIDSTSMSTYAIMMQHLLAAADRFGLDRLKQLCEAKLCEDVSADTVATTLSLAEQHHCSQLKSICLKFAATNLGVVMESEGFKHLEESCPSLLSELLETVALVDEKSNLVSGKKRSGSSIFGLDLAADGGGVAESGNPSGRRLCRRI; this comes from the exons ATGATTGTCAATCCCTATAACTCCCTCGATTCCAGctcaaaatcaataaatgaGACGGTGGATGGCTCGCACCACTTTACCATCCGTGGGTACTCCTTGGCTAAGGGTATGGGTCCAGGAAAATACATTTCGTCCGATACTTTCAGCGTGGGTGGCTACGAATGGGCTATCTACTTCTACCCCGACGGGAAGAACGTCGAGGATTCCTCGCTGTATGTGTCTGTTTTCATTGCGTTGGCGAGCGAGGGCACGGATGTGAGAGCACTCTTTGAATTGACTCTTTTGGACCAGAGTGGCAAAGGGAAGCATAAAGTGCACAGTCATTTTGATCGGGCGCTGGAGAGTGGGCCTTACTCTCTGAAATACAGGGGAAGCATGTG GGGATACAAACGGTTTTTTAGGAGGACTTCGTTAGAAGCTTCTGATTTTCTGAAGGATGATTGTCTTGCCATGCATTGTACTGTGGGAGTTGTTAGAACTCGTGTAGAAGGACCAAAATCTTACAATGTTCTCGTCCCACCATCAGACATGGGTCAGAGTTTCAAGTACTTGCTGGATACTGAAGTTAGCTGTGATGTAGTTTTCCAAGTTGGGGACGAGAAATTCAAGGCCCATAAATTGATACTTGCTGCTCGTTCTCCTGTATTTAGAGCACAATTTTTCGGTCATGTTGGAAATCCTAATAGTGACAGAGTAGAACTCGAAGATATTGAACCTTCTATTTTCAAG GCACTGCTACACTTCATTTACTCTGACAGTCTTCCCATTTTTCATGAAATAATTGACTCCACGTCTATGTCCACCTATGCAATCATGATGCAGCATCTACTAGCTGCTGCAGACCGTTTTGGGTTAGATAGATTGAAACAGCTATGTGAAGCAAAATTGTGTGAAGATGTTAGTGCTGATACAGTAGCGACAACTCTTTCTCTAGCAGAGCAGCATCACTGCTCGCAGCTGAAGTCCATATGTTTGAAATTTGCGGCAACAAACTTGGGAG TGGTCATGGAATCAGAAGGGTTCAAGCACTTAGAAGAGAGCTGCCCCTCGCTCTTATCAGAACTGCTGGAAACGGTTGCATTAGTCGACGAGAAGTCAAATCTTGTATCAGGTAAGAAACGTAGTGGCAGCAGTATTTTCGGGTTAGATTTGGCTGCCGATGGTGGTGGTGTAGCAGAATCTGGTAATCCTAGTGGTAGGCGGCTGTGTAGGCGGATCTAA